The nucleotide window GGCTGTGGTGCAGGAGAAAATAGTGTTTACTTTGCCCTTCAGGGTGCCCAGTGTACGGCTGCTGATTACTCACCCGGCATGGTAGAGGTTGCTCAGAGGCTCGCTCAGGCCAATGGTGTCACCATCGAGGGAGCCGTCATCAATGCTATGGATCTTGACTTTCCTGACAATAGCTTTGACATTGTGTATATTGCTAACTTACTACACCATCTACCAGAACCAATGGCAGCGATCACCGAAGCCCATCGCATTCTAAAACCTGGTGGTAGGCTGTGTTTTTGGGAACCCCTGAAGCACAACCCTGTGATCAACGTCTATCGTCGCCTGGCTACTAGTGTCCGCACTGAGGACGAAATGCCCCTCGATATTGCGATCGTCCGTCAAGTGCAGCAGCGCTTCCAGCGCGTCCAGTGGGATACATTTTGGCTAGCAACCCTGTGGATTTTTCTCCAGTTTTATCTCATCGAACGGGTGGATCCTAATCAGGAACGTTATTGGAAGAAAATTATTCTTGAGCACCAGCGGTTAAAACCCCTCTACTCTCGCCTAGAACGGATTGATCGTCTCCTCAAACGCATTCCTGGTCTCCGACGGTTTGCTTGGAACTTGGCAGTTGTTGCTACTAAGTAACATTCATTCTCCTGACACCAATTTGCATACAAGCCTTATAACCCTAGGGATGAGCTGTTATGACTACCCCCTTGCCAAC belongs to Cyanobacteriota bacterium and includes:
- a CDS encoding class I SAM-dependent methyltransferase; this encodes MFDETLQREREFHDAWAAAIDVDGIRVHDYFEVCTAPENRFILRHLGDVTGKRLLDLGCGAGENSVYFALQGAQCTAADYSPGMVEVAQRLAQANGVTIEGAVINAMDLDFPDNSFDIVYIANLLHHLPEPMAAITEAHRILKPGGRLCFWEPLKHNPVINVYRRLATSVRTEDEMPLDIAIVRQVQQRFQRVQWDTFWLATLWIFLQFYLIERVDPNQERYWKKIILEHQRLKPLYSRLERIDRLLKRIPGLRRFAWNLAVVATK